Part of the uncultured Desulfobacter sp. genome, GATGAAAATTTTTGGCCGAAGGCCATCCTGCATGAATGCCGGTGGCACGAAGATTCGTTTGAACTCGGCCCAACTGTGATTTGGTACGCCGGTCAAGCGTTATGGCAACAAAACATCTGATTTTAGCCTTTGCGTTTTGATTCTGATGATAATTCAAGGACCTCTCCCAAATGTTTCATGTGAAACAAAATCTGTGCAACAATCATTTTCCGATATTAATTTATATTAAAGTCACAGGAAATATACACCTACAAGATGTAAGCATGCACCTGGTCCATACCCAGGGTGTCAACGCGTTCAATGGTAAATGAGACGCCGGGGTATGTTCGTGTCAGTGTTTCAAAATTGGTTTTGCGATCGCCCTGGAGCCGGGATAAAGATTTTGGATGGACCTGAAGTACAATTGTTGTTTTTTTATTTGAGACGCCCTGTTTTTTACGAAGGCTTAGAACGGCATCAATCTGTTCGCAGGTCTGGTCCAACATGAGCGCGGATAAAACCAGATGGCCGAAGGCCGGGTGCCAAGGGCCTGCTATCATCTGGTTGGAATCTTCCATCATCTCTGTGGCCTGCAAGCCAATGCGTGCCACAGATACGCCTGCGCGTTTAAAAATTGTGACCATTTTTTTTGTCTGATCAACCGCCTGGTCAAGACTTAACGGCGCATAGCGTCCTGATCGGTACCATTGGGCAAGTTTAGATCCATGCAGTACCAGTAGCGGATAGAGCCTGACAAGATCCGGCTTGAGTTCGGCAATCAATTGTGCAGTACGAACTGCGCCGGCATGGTCATCTCCAGGCAGTCCAACCATGAGCTGTGCCCCGGTTTTAAGACCGTTGCCCTTGAGCAATGCAAGGGCATTTCGGGTGTCTTCACTGGTATGTCCCCTTTCGGCCCGGGCAAGAACGCAATCATCCATGGACTGGACACCTAACTCTACGGTATCAAGACCAAAGGACTGTGCAATCTCCAGGGTGTGCGGTGTGATGGTATCCGGTCGTGTGGAGCAGCGAATGCCATGGATTTGTCCGTCCTGGATCCACGGCTGTGCCGCCTCAAGCAGTGCAACCATCCGGAATGTTTCCAGGCCGAGGAAATTGCCTCCAAAAAATGCCAGTTCAACCCGGGAACGATTTTTGTTAAATTGAAGATAGGTCTTTATAACGTCGGAAAGCCGCGCTGTTTCATGTGAAAGGGTCTGAGCTCGCGACGTTTGGCTTGCGATCAGGCGTTGGTTACAGAAAATGCATAAATGGGGACATCCCTGGTGGGGAATAAAGAAAGGAATGACCAGGGGAGATGACATGGTTTCTTAATCAAGATTCTGGGTTAACATCGCCAGTGCTTTTCTGGCAGCATCCTGTTCTGCTGCTTTTTTGGTCTTTCCGGTACCCATGGTGGAAATCGTATCCAAGTCCAGGCAGATCTCAAATGTTTTGTCATGATCCGGACCCTTTTCCCGGGCAAGGGTATAATATGGTGTCTTGCCAAAATGCTCCTGGGTAAACTCCTGGAGGCCGCTTTTGTAATCGATAAAATCCGATGAGGCCAGAACCTGCTCTAAAGGTTCGTCAAAGAGTCTGTTCACCATGGTTTGCGCCCGGTCAAAACCGGCATCCAGATATACGGCTGCAACCACAGCCTCAAAGGCATCTGACAGGATCGAGTTTTTATCGCTGCCGCCGGAAAGAGCCTCCCCTTTACCCAGCATGATAAAACGCCCAAGATCAATGCTGCGGGCAATTTGCGCAAGGCCGGGTTCACTGACAAGCGTTGAACGCAGGCGGGAAAGATCACCCTCATTTTTCAAGGGATCTCTTTTCATGAGCAGGTGCCCAACGCAGAGCCCTAAAACCGCATCGCCTAAAAATTCAAGGCGTTCATTGTCCGAATCACAGGTGCTTTGATTTTCATTCAGATACGATCGGTGACACAGGGCGTTAAATAAAAAGCCACGGGACTTGAACCGGTAATCTATATTTCGTTCAAGCAGTTCCAGGCGAGGCTCTGTCTGGACTTCCTGGAGGCGGTCGCTCAATGTTTTGAAAACGGACATGGGAATGTTCAGGTCGCCTCTGCCACGGCCAAGATCAACGCCTTTATTAAAACTGCCGTGAAAATCCGTGCCGCCCGTTGCCACCAATCCTTTATTTTTTACAATGTCAGACAGATGTTTTCTAAAGGCGGAATCGTGTCCTGCATAGTAGACTTCAATACCCGCAAGCCCGTCGTCAACCAGCACGTTTACAAATGTATCCAGGTCATGGGGATGCTGAAAATCAATGATGCCCGGATGGGCCAAGACCGGCAGGCCGCCGGCATCGAGAATCAACCGAATCGCCTCTTTGCAGGATATTTTAAATTTATCAACGTAGGCGGGTTTGTTTTTACCCAGGTAAAGGTCAAAGGCGTTGCGGAAATCCGATACGTAGCCTTTTTCCACGAGCAGTTCCGCAATGTGAGGCCGGCCCATCTGCTGGGCACCAAAACGGCTTTTCACCTCGTCAAGGGTAATGTCAAATCCCAGCTTATTAAGTTTTTCGATGATTCGGGGATTTCGGTTATTCCTGGCCTCTGCGGCACGCGCCAGCGCATCATTCAACGCACAGTCGTAAACGGAAAATCCATATCCAAGCATATGAATGCTGCCAAGGGATTTAAACTCAGGCGGGGGCTCACAGGAAATTTCAACGCCGGTGATAAATTCAACCGGATAGGAGGGAACAATATCTTTTATTTCCAGAATTCCGGCAATGGTATCGTGGTCGGTCAGTGCAACTGCCTCAACACCGGTATCTCTGGCCAGATCAAGAAGTTGTCTGGGCGTCAGAGAGCCGTCCGAGGCAGTGGAATGTGTGTGAAGATCAATCAAAACCTGCTGTATAGCTTATGATGAGAATTAAATTCCCAGAGCTTTCTCCATATTTTCTTCACGGGTTTTGCACTTGATGCATTGGGTGGTCACAGGCCGGGCTTTAAGCCTGGCAATGGAGATATCTTCCTCGCACGCTTCACACTGGCCAAAGGTGCCGTTTTCAATGCGCTCCAATGCTTTCTTAACTTTTTTGATCAATTTGTGTTCCCGGTCCCGGATGCGCAGTTCAAAGCTTCTATCCGCCTCATGGGAGGCCCGGTCCGTTGGGTCTGCAAAGTTTTCTTTGGGCTGGGTCATGCCTGTGACGGTTGTGTCGGCATGGGAAAGCAACTCATTGAGCCGTTCAGTCAACAACGCTTTAAAAAATTCCAGATCTTCTTGTTTCATAGTGTTGTCCTTCTCTTAAAGTAGATATTGCGCGACACTAAAAAGTTCACTATTGTATTGCTATAAATTATTACTGTAAAGCTTTTTTGTCAATATTCAGACATTTGTTTATTGTGCCTGGTTAAAATCAGCAGATTCGCGGCAATTGTTCGCCGGTCAGCATATCCACAATCCGGGTGCCGCCGATAAGTGTCTCAAGCACTACACGGCCCGGGTCCTGGTCGGTAACCTCTCCGACAATCACAGCGTCTTTGCCGAATTCATCCCGGCGAATTATATCCAGCACCTTGTCGACATCCGTTTCGGGAACAATGGCGATAAGTTTGCCTTCATTGGCCAGGTACAGGGGGTCAAACCCCAAAAGCTCGCAAATCCCCTGGACCGGCCCGCGCACAGGCAGGCGCTCTTCAAAAAGCCGGATGCCCACCGATGACTGGACGGCAATCTCGTTGAGGGTCGTCCCAAGCCCGCCTCGGGTGGGGTCACGGAGCACATGAACGGGGCTGCCTGATTCAAGTACGGCTTTGACCATGCGATTTAAGGGCGCAGAATCGCTTTGGACATCAGAATCAAATTTCAGCCCTTCGCGTTCGCTTAATATGGTGACCCCGTGGTCGGCAATGGTACCTGAAACAATTACCTTGTCGCCGGGCCGTGCCCCCTGACCTGATACATTGACGCCTTCGGCAAGAAGGCCGATTCCGGAGGTGTTGATGAATATTTTGTCGACCTTTCCCCGGGGCACCACCTTGGTATCTCCGGTAATGATCCGTACTCCGGCCTTTTTGGCTGCCTTGGCCATGGATTCAAGAATGCGTTTAAGATCGGTAACGGCCATGCCTTCTTCAATGATCAGCCCCACGGATATGTATAAGGGTGTTGCCCCGCACATGGCCACGTCATTGACGGTACCGTTCACGGCAAGCTCGCCGATATTTCCTCCGGGGAAAAAAATGGGATCCACGGTATAAGAATCCGTTGAAAAAGCCATCCGGCCTGCGGGTACGTCAAAAACCGCTCCATCGTCCTGCTTTGCCAACAGTGTGTTGTCGAACAAAGGCAAAATCAGTTCTGAAAACATGGCATGGGAAACCTTGCCCCCGGCTCCGTGATCCAGAATAATTGTATCGTTGTGTGTCATCGTCATTTCCTTAAGTTACCTGGCTCCTTATCTTCAAATAAAACATTCGGTTTGAGGGTCAACGGGTCCAGGCACATTGTTCTTGTATTTTATCAGCTGTATTTGTAAAAGGCGGCACAGGCCCCTTCGCTGGAAACCATGCAGGGGCCCACCGGATGCATGGGTGTGCAGGCTTTTTTATACAGTCGGCACTGGTCCGGGCGTTTTAATCCCATTAAAATCCGGCCGCAGTCGCATCCGGCAGGCTCAGGGGTGTCCGGTACCGACATGTTAAATTTTTGGGCCGCATCAAATTCATCAAACGATTTTTTGAGCACCATGCCGGAATTGGGAATATTGCCAATCCCCCGCCAGCGGGCATCGGCTTTTTCAAAGACCTGATTCATGATTTCCCGGGCTTTGGGGTTCCCGGTATCTGCCACGGCCCGGGGATAGGCGTTAACCAGTTGGGGCGTGTTTGATTCATTCTGTTCGACCAGTTTGAGCACCGCCTTGAGAATGTCCACGGGCTCAAATCCGGTAACCACCGCCGGTATCCGGTATTTTTCAAAGGTCTGGGCAAAGGCGCCAAGTCCTGTAATGACCGAGACGTGACCGGGCAGAATAAATCCGTCGATCTCCACGCCGTCGGTTTCCATGAGGGCGGCCAACGCCGGCGGGGTCAGTTTATTTGCCGTGTAAATACTGAAATTTTTCAGTCCTTGGGCTTTGGCCGTCAACACCGCACCGGCAATGGTGGGGATGGTGGTCTCAAAACCCACAGCGCAAAACACCACCTCTGCGTCCGGGTTTTCCTTGGCAATGGCCAGGGCATCGAAAATGGAATAGACCATGCGGACATCAGCCCCTTTGGCCTTTTCCGCAGCAAGGCTGGCACCGGACCCCGGCACCTTCATCAAATCGCCAAAGGTGGTCAAAATCACATCGGGTCTGCGCGCCAGTATCACATAGGCGTCAATGTCCTTCTGGGCAGTGACGCACACCGGGCACCCCGGTCCTGACAAGAGGGTAATGGTATCGGGCAGCACCGACCGGATACCGTAACGGAAAATGGCCATGGTATGGGTGCCGCACACCTCCATCAACCGCAACGGTCGGGTGCTTTTTTCACGAATCCGGGCCACCAGGGCCTTTGAAATTTCAGGGTCTTTAAATTCCTGATTATATGTCAAACTCATGGATTACCTTTAATTTTGATGTGGGTTAAGCCCTAGGATGGACAAGAACGGATCACCCCATGGCTTTTGTTGGTTGTTGCAAGGCGGCCGCCGCCATGGCCTGCCCCAGGGCAATGCCGCCGTCCCCGCAGGGGACAATGCTGTGGGTATAAACCTGAAAGCCCTTTGTTTTGAGCAGGCGACTGATCTGGGAAAAGATCATATCATTATTAAATACCCCGCCGGACAGAACTATCCGTTCAAGGCCGGTTTCCTGGCCGACCTTTGCGACGGCTTCCACCATCATGTTCGATAATGCAAGGTGAAACCGGGCTGCAATTTTGCCCCGGGGCACGTCCTTTTTGACGTCCGTTACGATCTGTTTCACCCCGGGGGCGATGTTTATAATCCGGCAACCGTCATCCCCTGGTGTTATGTCAAATGCGTAAGCCGTGTCTGTGGATGCGTCAGGATCTGCCGCGGCCTCCAGGGCAATGGCAGCCTGGCTGTCGTAGGAAATTTCATGGCAGATCATTAAGAGTGCGGATACCGCGTCAAACAGGCGGCCGGTGCTGGATGTCAAAGGGGTGTTGATCTGCCGGTCCATCATCTGAATTAAAAATGAAAGCTTGGATTTGTCCAAAGAGCGGACAAATGGGATATCCAGTTCCATTATCTCTGATCCGTATACCTTGTATAACAGGGCCACCGCCATGCGCCAGGGAGACGTCACCGCCGCATCCCCGCCCGGCATGGGCAGGTAATCCAGGCGGGCCTGACGTTCAAAACCCGCATAGGTACAGGTCAGGACTTCTCCGCCCCAGATGTGGCCGTCCGTGCCCAGGCCCGTGCCGTCCAACACCAGGGCAATCACCTCGCCGTCCAGGTGGTTTTCCGCCATACACGACAGGGCATGGGCATGGTGGTGCTGGACCCCTATCAGGGGGAGTCCTTGGGCTTCAAGACGCTTGGCGAACTGTGTGGAGAAATACCCCGGGTGCAGGTCGTGGGCAACGCACACCGGCCGGATATCCAGAATTTTTTGCATATGGGCAATGGTCTCTTTGTAAAAATTCTGGACCTGAATGGATTCCAGATCCCCAATGTGTGGGCTTAAAAAAGCATACTGATCCCGGGTCAAACAGATGGTGGATTTCATACCGGCACCGCAGCCAAGAATGTTGGCAACTTTGTCATCTGTCGGCGGGGTAATATCCACGGGCAGGGGGGCGTAGCCCCTGGACCGGCGCAGAAACCGCAATTTTTTTTGCTGAATTTTGGTAATGGAATCATCTGCTCTGAAGTAGATATCCCGGTTGTGAAGCAGAAAATAGTCGGCAATATGGGAAAAGGAATCCAGGGCGTCGGAATTGTCAATGGAAAGCGGTTCGCCGGACCGGTTCCCCGAGGTCATGACCAGAATGTCGGGCCCTTTGTCCAGGAGCAGATAGTGCAGCGGTGTATAAGGCAGCATGATGCCCAGACAGGGATTGTCCGGTGACAGAGTAGGGGCCAGCCCCGCACCCGTAGATTGGGACGCCGCCTTTTTTTTCAGCAATACGATGGGCCGATGATAGGATAACAGCAGCGCTTTTTCACTGTCATCCATGTGAACATGGTCGAACAGGTGAGAATTCCAGGCCGCCATCAGGGCAAAGGGCTTATGGGGCCGTTTTTTACGGTGTCGCAGCAGATCTACCGACGTTGCATTGGCGGCATCCACAGCCAGGTGAAACCCGCCAAGCCCCTTGACGGCAACGATTTTGCCCTGCCGGAGCAAACGGGCCGCAAGGGCGATGGCCTGGGCCGGATCATTGCCGTCCACCCGGTTTCCCGTATTATCCGTCAAAAACACCTGGGGGCCGCAAACCGGGCAGGCATTGGGCTGGGCATGGAACCGCCGGTTTAAGGGATCTTCATACTCTTTGCGGCAGTCCGGACACATGGCAAAGGATTTCATGGATGTTTTGGGACGGTCATAGGGAATATCCTGGATAATCGTGTATCTTGGCCCGCAATTGGTACAATTGATAAACGAATATTCAAACCGGCGGTCGGTGGGGTCCTGCATCTCTTTGAGACAATCGGGGCACACCCCGACATCCGGGGAGATCAGTGCTGACCTGGTTTGGGTCTGACGGCTTTTGATGATCGTAAAACCGGTCAGGTCCAAAGGGGGCGTATCCGTTGCAACGATTTTGAAATTTGTGACAGCGGCGGTTTTTTTTTAGGAATATCCACGAGGAACGCGTCCAGATCCCCTGGTGCGCCCTGGATAAAAAGCGCCACGCCCGAGGCGGTATTGGACACATGGCCGCAAATATGATGCCTATGGGCCAACCCAAATAAAAAAGGGCGGAATCCAACACCCTGGACCACCCCTGATATGTTAACCTTTTTTGCCGACAGACCCGAAGAACCCATTTAAAATGTCAGGCCCGGCCGCCACCCAGTTCAAGTATTTTGCGCATGTCTTCAATGGTTTGCAAGGCAGCTTCTTCATCCACCTTTGAAATGGCAAATCCGGCATGGACAATAACATAATCCCCGATACCGGCATCCTCGAGCAGCATCAGGCTGGCTTCCCGGACCACCCCGTCCACTTCTACTTTTGCCAGGGCGTCGTTGATTTCAATAATTTTTGAAGGTACAGCTAAACACATAGGTTTTAAATTCCATCCTCTTGTTTTTATTTTAAATCACCAAAGCCAGTATATCACTAAGTCGTCCTATGAACAAACCCAATTCGTTTTATTTAAGCAAAGCGTGTTTTGAATATTTTCGGCCCGAATGGTAATGAATTTGAAAAGTATATTCAACAATATCATTGTTGCCGTGAAACGTCTTTAAGCTTCAACGACGTTTTCAGCAAAAATGTTAGAAGCGGTTTATGCACGGTTGGGTGCGTTACCAATTGAGAAGTTCGTTGATCTCCTCTTCGGTGAGCAGGTTTTTAAGATCTTGCCGGCGGCGATCCCCGTTCTTTCTTCGTTCCTGCTTTCTACGGTCAACGCCGAGCCGTGCATTGGTTATTGAGCGCCACCACTCACAAAAAGATCGGCGCTGTTTACTTGAGCTGTTTCGAAAATCATGCCGACGTTCAACCCTGCTGCGTCTGTCTGTATTGCTGCGCCGGTTGTGCTTGTTTTGGCGTCGGTCTTTTGGGTAGGGGATTTTAGGAGGGTTCGTCATGTCTAACACTACTCTCTTTTTTTGTCTGCCTTTTTCTTATCTGCACCGGGGCCTTTATATGGGCAATCCTTTGCACACCGACTGCCTTCTATCCCCGGCTGTTTTTCGAGACTTCATAGGACAGGAATTTACTTTTTGTCAACCCAAATATAAAACGCGTGCGGAAGATTGTGATCCCGGCACCATTCTGATATATCCTGATTTATCATGGCATATATAAATAAACAGATGCTCACGGCTGTGGTGGCTGATGAACACGGCAATATTTTTGAGTTGGACGGGTATGCTGCGGCCGGCATGTCCGGCGAAGAGTTTTACATTCTGACAAAATCCGGGACCTGTCCCATGCCCCATGGCAGTGAACTGATGATGCTGCCCGACAGGGCGCCCATTGTGTTCAACCTGGTCTCCGACCAATTTGAAATTCTTGAAACCAATCCCTACCAGCCGGAGCAGCGTATTTATCCGGTGGGGGTGTTCAACTCCCCGGGCTATGTGAATCAGCATTTTTGCGCCTACGATGACGCCGGAATTCAGACCCCCCTGCCCCTGTTTTCCTATGGTGCCGTGGGATTTGGAAAAAATGATTTCAGATCGGCCGCCCTTCAGGTGGATGACGAACCCCGGCAGGATCTACGGTTAATGCCCATTGACCAGGTGCAGAAAGGTGTTGAAAAATACAGAAAAAAATATCCGGCCAACCGGCTGATGCGTCATCTTGAAAAATGTGCCCTGGAATACGGGTGTCCTGCCGGTAAAAATTTTTTCCTGGGCCGGTATGAAGCCCCGCTGCCCACCTCTGTGGTCTGCAACGCCCGTTGCCTTGGATGCATCTCCCTTCAAACGGAAAATAATTTGTGCGCCTGCCAGGACAGAATCGCGTTTATCCCTGATCCCGAAGAGATTGCCGGTGTTGCCCTGGAACATATCCTGAAAGTTGAAAAGGCCGTGGTCAGTTTCGGCCAGGGATGCGAGGGTGAGCCGTTAACTTCGGCGGATGCCATTGAACAGGCCATTGTGTTGATCCGGGAAAAGACCGGCCATGGAACGATCAACCTGAACACCAATGCCAGTTTGCCCGACCGGGTGGAACGGTTGTGCAGCGCAGGGCTCGACAGCATGCGCGTGAGTATGAACTCGGTCCGAAAAGAGTGTTATACCGCCTACTTTAGACCCAAGTCTTATTGTTTTGAAGATGTTGTGGACAGCATCAAACGGGCCCGGGCAAAGGGCCGTTTTGTGGCAATCAATTATCTGAATTGCCCGGGCTTTACCGATTGCCGGCAGGAAAAAAAGGCGCTTATGGATTTTATCCACGACACGGACATTAACATGATTCAGTGGCGCAATTTGAATTTCGACCCCCGAAATTATATCCGCATTATGGAACATGCCGCCCCGGGTGGTGACCCCACCGGCATGGCAAACCTGATAAAGGCCTTGAGTCAGGCCTTTCCCCGTCTTATCCACGGCTATTTCAATCCACCCCGATAATAGTATTGAAAAACCTTGCTCGATTTGATTTAATCCATAGTTTATTATTAAATGGTAGTTAACTTGTTAAGGAAAGGGCGGCATGTTACCCGATATCAGCGGCATCATTATAATAGCCGGCAATTACGGCAGCGGCAAAAGTGAGACGGCTGTTAATCTGGCAGCCGTCTCCCGGCGGGCAGGAAAACGTGTCAAGATAACGGATCTGGATCTGGTCAACCCCTATTTCAGAAGCCGGGACGCCCAAAAGCCCCTGGCGGATCTGGGTGTGGAAGTAATCCTGCCTGATAAAAAATACATGCATGCGGACCTGCCCATCCTCTCCCCGGCGGTGGCCGGCATGATTAGAAATCCGGCCCAGGTGACCATTTTGGATGCCGGCGGTGATGATGCCGGGGTAAAGGTGCTTGCGGCCCTGGCTGACGTGCTTGAAAAAGGTGATGTCAAACTGCTCCAGGTGATCAATCCATTGCGTCCTGAAACCAGCGATGTTCAAGGCTGTCTCAGGATAAAGGCCAAAATTGAAGCGGCCGCAAAATTGCCTGTCGCAGGCTTGATATCCAATGCCAACCTTCTTGACGAAACCACAGCGCAAATTATTTATGACGGCTACAATCTGGTGCGCCGGGTATCCGAAGCCACCGGTCTTAATATTGAATTTATAACAGCGTCCACCAGGCTTTTGCCTCAACTTGAAGCGGAACGGATCCCTTGCCCGATCCTGCCCATTGACCGGTTGCTGGCTCCCCCCTGGACACGCACTTAACACCAAGGAGTACTACTTACAATGGCCTATAAACACATTATTGATGTCGAAAGATGCAAAGGGTGCGGTCTTTGTGTGCATTTCTGTCCGAAAGACGTGCTTGAGATCTCCGATAAGGTTAATGCAAAAGGGCATTTCCCGGTCTTCCAGGCCAGACCGGAGGACTGCATTTATTGCGCCATCTGCTGCAACATGTGTCCGGATGTGGCAATTAATATAGTTGAAGAACAGAATGCTTAATCATTTATTTTTAAGGATATAAGGACAATGGCAAAAGTCTTAATGAAAGGCAATGAAGCAATCGGCGAAGCCGCCATCAGGGCTGGCTGTCTGAACTATTTTGCATACCCGATCACACCCCAGTCGGAAGTTGCCGAATATCTGAGCAAACGCCTGCCCGAAGTGGGCGGTGTGTTCCTCCAGGGTGAAAGTGAAGTGGCTGTCGGGTATATGATTTTTGGCGCATCCGGTGCCGGAGAGCGTGTGATGACCACCTCGTCATCCCCGGGTATCAGCCTGATGAGCGAAGCAATTTCCTATATTGCCGGGGCCGAGTGTCCGGCCGTATTTGTCAATATCATGAGAGGTGGCCCGGGATTGGGCGGGATTTTGCCGTCCCAGGGTGATTACTTCCAGGCAACCAAGGGTGGCGGTCACGGCGACTATCACCTGATGGTCCTGGCGCCGGACGGGGTTCAGGAAGCTGTGGAGATGACCATGCAGGCGTTCCCCCTGGCTGAGAAATATAGAAACCCGGTCATGATCATGGGCGACGGCATGATCGGTCAGATGATGGAACCGGTGGAGTTCCCCGATGATCTGAAAACCGAACCCACCAATAAGGATGACTGGGCCACCAACGGTATGGCCACCCGAAAGAGCAAAAAACCGAATCTGGTGAAATCGTTGTTCCTGGATCCGGCTGAATTGAACCAGCATAACATGAATCTTAAAGCCAAATACGAACAGATGAAAAAAGAAGATGTTCAGTATGAGCTTTATAATACGGACGGTGAGTATCAAATCCTGCTGGCAAGCTACGGCACCATGAGCCGTGTATGCCGCACCGCCATTGACATGCTCAAGGAAGAGGGCATTGAGGCGGCCATGTTCCGGCCCAAGACGCTGTTTCCCTTTCCTGAAAAACAGGTCCATGATGCCGCAGTCAAAGAGAGCTGTAAATGTGTCATCAGCATTGAAATGAGCATGGGGCAGATGGTGGAAGATGTCCAGCGGTCCGTGATGGGCAAAAAACCGGTGGAGTTCTACGGGGAGTGCGGTGGTGAAGTGCCGTCACCTGAAAGAATCATCGAAATTGTAAAAGAACTGATCGGGTAAGAGGCCGGTCAAGGAGAAAATAATGGGAAAAGCTTTTTATACGCCGGAGGCGTTAACAGACAATCACACCCACTATTGTCCCGGCTGCACCCATGGCATTGTCCACCGGCTGGTGGCCGAGACCATAGACGAGTTGGGCATCCGGGAAAAGACTGTGGGTATCGCCCCTGTGGGCTGCGCCGTCATGATCTACAACTACTTTGACTGTGATTTCCAGGAAGCCGCCCACGGCAGGGCCCCTGCCATGGCGACCGGTATAAAGCGGGTGCGCCCGGATCTGACGGTATTCACCTACCAGGGAGACGGGGACCTTGCCAGTATCGGCATGGGTGAAATCATCCATGCTGCCAACCGGGGGGAGAAATTTACCGTTATCTTTATCAACAACGCCATTTACGGCATGACCGGCGGTCAGATGGCCCCCACCACCATGCCCGGCCAGCGGGCCACCACAGCACCGGCCGGCCGCGATACGGCCCAGACCGGCATGCCCATTCGCATGGCCAATCTGATGAGTGAAATTGTGACCCCAGGGTTTGTGACTCGGCAGGCCGTGCTCAAACCCCAGATGGTTAATAAATGTAAAAAGGCGATTAAAAAGGCGTTCCAGTACCAGATGGACAATACCTGTTTCAGCTTCGTGGAGGTGGTCTCCACCTGTCCCACCAACTGGGGTATGACACCCATCAATGCATTGAAATGGGCCGAAGAAAACTTGCTGCCTTATTATGAACTGGGCGATTATAAAACCCCTGAAGACGCCAACTAAATTGGGAGAGACCCATGCAGACAGAAATTAAATTTGCAGGATTCGGCGGCCAGGGCATTCTTCTCAGTGCCAAGCTGCTGGCCTATGCCGCAATGAAGCAGGGATCCCAGGTTGCCTGGATTCCTTCGTACGGACCTGAAATGCGGGGCGGCACCGCATATTGCACCGTTGTGATCAGTGACAAACTCATTGGATCACCCATCATAAAAAATCCCACCCACCTTGTGGCCATGAACCGGCCCTCCCTGGAAAAATTTGACGACACCATCAAGCCCGGCGGGATTGTATTTATTAACTCTTCATTAATCCCGGTCAGAAGCCGGCG contains:
- the hypF gene encoding carbamoyltransferase HypF: MDLTGFTIIKSRQTQTRSALISPDVGVCPDCLKEMQDPTDRRFEYSFINCTNCGPRYTIIQDIPYDRPKTSMKSFAMCPDCRKEYEDPLNRRFHAQPNACPVCGPQVFLTDNTGNRVDGNDPAQAIALAARLLRQGKIVAVKGLGGFHLAVDAANATSVDLLRHRKKRPHKPFALMAAWNSHLFDHVHMDDSEKALLLSYHRPIVLLKKKAASQSTGAGLAPTLSPDNPCLGIMLPYTPLHYLLLDKGPDILVMTSGNRSGEPLSIDNSDALDSFSHIADYFLLHNRDIYFRADDSITKIQQKKLRFLRRSRGYAPLPVDITPPTDDKVANILGCGAGMKSTICLTRDQYAFLSPHIGDLESIQVQNFYKETIAHMQKILDIRPVCVAHDLHPGYFSTQFAKRLEAQGLPLIGVQHHHAHALSCMAENHLDGEVIALVLDGTGLGTDGHIWGGEVLTCTYAGFERQARLDYLPMPGGDAAVTSPWRMAVALLYKVYGSEIMELDIPFVRSLDKSKLSFLIQMMDRQINTPLTSSTGRLFDAVSALLMICHEISYDSQAAIALEAAADPDASTDTAYAFDITPGDDGCRIINIAPGVKQIVTDVKKDVPRGKIAARFHLALSNMMVEAVAKVGQETGLERIVLSGGVFNNDMIFSQISRLLKTKGFQVYTHSIVPCGDGGIALGQAMAAAALQQPTKAMG
- the vorB gene encoding 3-methyl-2-oxobutanoate dehydrogenase subunit VorB, which translates into the protein MAKVLMKGNEAIGEAAIRAGCLNYFAYPITPQSEVAEYLSKRLPEVGGVFLQGESEVAVGYMIFGASGAGERVMTTSSSPGISLMSEAISYIAGAECPAVFVNIMRGGPGLGGILPSQGDYFQATKGGGHGDYHLMVLAPDGVQEAVEMTMQAFPLAEKYRNPVMIMGDGMIGQMMEPVEFPDDLKTEPTNKDDWATNGMATRKSKKPNLVKSLFLDPAELNQHNMNLKAKYEQMKKEDVQYELYNTDGEYQILLASYGTMSRVCRTAIDMLKEEGIEAAMFRPKTLFPFPEKQVHDAAVKESCKCVISIEMSMGQMVEDVQRSVMGKKPVEFYGECGGEVPSPERIIEIVKELIG
- a CDS encoding thiamine pyrophosphate-dependent enzyme, whose amino-acid sequence is MGKAFYTPEALTDNHTHYCPGCTHGIVHRLVAETIDELGIREKTVGIAPVGCAVMIYNYFDCDFQEAAHGRAPAMATGIKRVRPDLTVFTYQGDGDLASIGMGEIIHAANRGEKFTVIFINNAIYGMTGGQMAPTTMPGQRATTAPAGRDTAQTGMPIRMANLMSEIVTPGFVTRQAVLKPQMVNKCKKAIKKAFQYQMDNTCFSFVEVVSTCPTNWGMTPINALKWAEENLLPYYELGDYKTPEDAN
- a CDS encoding cobalamin biosynthesis protein CbiA, with the translated sequence MLPDISGIIIIAGNYGSGKSETAVNLAAVSRRAGKRVKITDLDLVNPYFRSRDAQKPLADLGVEVILPDKKYMHADLPILSPAVAGMIRNPAQVTILDAGGDDAGVKVLAALADVLEKGDVKLLQVINPLRPETSDVQGCLRIKAKIEAAAKLPVAGLISNANLLDETTAQIIYDGYNLVRRVSEATGLNIEFITASTRLLPQLEAERIPCPILPIDRLLAPPWTRT
- a CDS encoding HypC/HybG/HupF family hydrogenase formation chaperone, encoding MCLAVPSKIIEINDALAKVEVDGVVREASLMLLEDAGIGDYVIVHAGFAISKVDEEAALQTIEDMRKILELGGGRA
- a CDS encoding ferredoxin family protein, whose product is MAYKHIIDVERCKGCGLCVHFCPKDVLEISDKVNAKGHFPVFQARPEDCIYCAICCNMCPDVAINIVEEQNA
- a CDS encoding radical SAM protein — translated: MAYINKQMLTAVVADEHGNIFELDGYAAAGMSGEEFYILTKSGTCPMPHGSELMMLPDRAPIVFNLVSDQFEILETNPYQPEQRIYPVGVFNSPGYVNQHFCAYDDAGIQTPLPLFSYGAVGFGKNDFRSAALQVDDEPRQDLRLMPIDQVQKGVEKYRKKYPANRLMRHLEKCALEYGCPAGKNFFLGRYEAPLPTSVVCNARCLGCISLQTENNLCACQDRIAFIPDPEEIAGVALEHILKVEKAVVSFGQGCEGEPLTSADAIEQAIVLIREKTGHGTINLNTNASLPDRVERLCSAGLDSMRVSMNSVRKECYTAYFRPKSYCFEDVVDSIKRARAKGRFVAINYLNCPGFTDCRQEKKALMDFIHDTDINMIQWRNLNFDPRNYIRIMEHAAPGGDPTGMANLIKALSQAFPRLIHGYFNPPR
- a CDS encoding acylphosphatase is translated as MGSSGLSAKKVNISGVVQGVGFRPFLFGLAHRHHICGHVSNTASGVALFIQGAPGDLDAFLVDIPKKKPPLSQISKSLQRIRPLWT